Proteins encoded together in one Corallococcus soli window:
- a CDS encoding GNAT family N-acetyltransferase produces MSPLRRATRDDNAALLELFGDVPMTGDLVLSTQRAPDYFSLFAMQRGEAEVWAHGESSRLDGMGAILVRDGWLDGKPCRVGYLGDLRTRFSARRARGLARFYGPVLEETARRHGVDVFLTSVMASNAAALQALVRRAATREAQPHYHLLRAFSAVSIQFVLRRRPRPSRFTVRRATPADVPAMAALLDADHRSRPFGYRYDTGELEHRFAHWPGLRVEDTFLAFDAHGRLVGCTSAWNPDAVKRYRVLAYRGGMKWVRRGFNALATVTGAPRLPPPGGDFRYFYLCNTCVPGDDPAVFRALLDAVYAAFHGQGFHFFTLQQDSGDALAPALKGFLQRQLDFHLYAVTPASRPPTTFARGRTGFEICLP; encoded by the coding sequence ATGAGCCCCCTGCGACGCGCCACCCGGGACGACAACGCCGCGCTGCTGGAGTTGTTCGGCGACGTGCCCATGACGGGCGACCTGGTGCTCAGCACCCAGCGCGCGCCGGACTACTTCTCCCTCTTCGCCATGCAGCGCGGCGAGGCGGAGGTCTGGGCCCACGGCGAGTCCTCCCGCCTGGACGGCATGGGCGCCATCCTCGTGCGCGACGGCTGGCTGGACGGCAAGCCGTGCCGCGTGGGCTACCTGGGCGACCTGCGCACCCGCTTCTCCGCGCGCCGCGCCCGGGGCCTCGCGCGCTTCTACGGGCCGGTGCTGGAGGAGACCGCCCGACGCCACGGCGTGGACGTCTTCCTCACCTCCGTCATGGCCTCCAACGCCGCCGCGCTCCAGGCCCTCGTGCGCCGGGCCGCCACGCGCGAGGCCCAGCCGCACTACCACCTGCTGCGCGCCTTCTCCGCCGTCTCCATCCAGTTCGTCCTCCGCCGCAGGCCGCGCCCCAGCCGCTTCACCGTGCGCCGGGCCACGCCCGCGGACGTGCCCGCCATGGCCGCGCTGCTGGACGCCGACCACCGCTCGCGCCCCTTCGGCTACCGCTACGACACGGGCGAGCTGGAGCACCGCTTCGCCCACTGGCCGGGGCTGCGCGTGGAGGACACGTTCCTGGCGTTCGATGCGCACGGGCGCCTCGTCGGCTGCACCTCCGCGTGGAACCCCGACGCGGTGAAGCGCTACCGGGTGCTGGCCTACCGGGGCGGCATGAAGTGGGTGCGCCGGGGATTCAACGCGCTGGCCACCGTGACGGGGGCTCCGCGCCTGCCGCCTCCCGGTGGGGACTTCCGCTACTTCTACCTGTGCAACACCTGCGTCCCCGGGGACGACCCGGCCGTCTTCCGCGCGCTGCTCGACGCGGTGTACGCCGCGTTCCACGGCCAGGGCTTCCACTTCTTCACCCTGCAGCAGGACTCCGGGGACGCGCTGGCGCCCGCGCTGAAGGGCTTCCTCCAGCGCCAGCTGGACTTCCACCTGTACGCCGTCACGCCCGCCTCGCGTCCCCCGACGACCTTCGCCCGGGGGCGCACCGGCTTCGAAATCTGCCTGCCCTGA
- a CDS encoding aromatic ring-hydroxylating oxygenase subunit alpha yields the protein MRHPHDRHEAPAVDLEAEADLARCGALKDFWYVACLSTELPANKPLARTVFGTGLVLFRGPDGAPTALRDRCLHRNARLSKGDVFDGRLGCPYHGWVYDASGAVVEVPALGPPQRGEKLDAAACAHEGLKPAPCELGRLAHFPTREQDGLVYVYLGGDVTRARAEPFRVPYWGERGWTVYFMVTRFANGVTNLVENFMDVPHTSFVHRGWFRNPTRKRVPSTVKRHAGRVRMTYLQEEDALTGLGRLFNPRGLPLVHTDEFIAPNVTRVDYQWGDSGFAINSQCTPIGPTDTLVYTAISYRLPVDLPGAWVGRALTPFVRWYTRQVIQQDVVIMETQRQGLADGPGGGVYSGTEADLHHADVEALRRWLREGAQGPGPEDAERDVVFWV from the coding sequence ATGAGGCACCCCCACGACCGTCACGAAGCGCCCGCGGTGGACCTGGAGGCGGAGGCGGACCTCGCGCGCTGCGGGGCGCTGAAGGACTTCTGGTACGTGGCGTGTCTGTCCACGGAGCTGCCCGCGAACAAGCCGCTGGCGCGCACCGTGTTCGGCACGGGGCTGGTCCTCTTCCGGGGGCCGGACGGCGCACCCACCGCGCTGCGCGACCGCTGCCTCCACCGCAACGCGCGCCTGTCGAAGGGCGACGTGTTCGACGGGCGCCTGGGCTGCCCGTACCACGGCTGGGTGTACGACGCGTCCGGCGCGGTGGTGGAGGTCCCCGCGCTGGGTCCTCCGCAGCGCGGGGAGAAGCTGGACGCGGCCGCCTGCGCGCATGAAGGCCTGAAGCCCGCGCCGTGCGAGCTGGGGCGCCTGGCGCACTTTCCCACGCGCGAGCAGGACGGCCTCGTCTACGTCTACCTGGGCGGGGACGTGACGCGGGCGCGGGCCGAGCCCTTCCGCGTGCCCTACTGGGGCGAGCGCGGCTGGACCGTCTACTTCATGGTGACGCGCTTCGCGAACGGCGTGACGAACCTGGTGGAGAACTTCATGGACGTGCCGCACACGTCCTTCGTGCACCGGGGCTGGTTCCGCAATCCCACGCGCAAGCGCGTCCCCTCCACGGTGAAGCGCCACGCGGGCCGCGTGCGGATGACCTACCTCCAGGAGGAGGACGCGCTCACGGGCCTGGGGCGCCTGTTCAACCCGCGCGGCCTGCCGCTGGTGCACACGGATGAGTTCATCGCGCCCAACGTCACCCGCGTGGACTACCAGTGGGGTGACAGCGGCTTCGCCATCAACTCGCAGTGCACGCCCATCGGGCCCACGGACACGCTCGTGTACACGGCCATCAGCTACCGGCTGCCGGTGGACCTGCCGGGCGCCTGGGTGGGCCGCGCGCTGACGCCCTTCGTGCGCTGGTACACGCGGCAGGTCATCCAGCAGGACGTCGTCATCATGGAGACGCAGCGCCAGGGGCTCGCGGATGGACCCGGCGGCGGCGTGTACTCCGGCACGGAGGCGGACCTGCACCACGCGGACGTGGAGGCCTTGCGCCGCTGGCTGCGCGAAGGTGCGCAGGGCCCCGGTCCGGAGGACGCGGAGCGCGACGTGGTGTTCTGGGTGTAG
- a CDS encoding MATE family efflux transporter — protein MRPAPLEETPPSEASSAVEAPVTPAKGLWTLVKEALHGTEMDLTRLPLRRAIFLLAVPMVLEMLMESVFAVVDVAFVGRLGAEAVATVGLTEGILTIIYAVGMGLSIGATAMVARRIGEKDAERAARTAVQAIGLGVMLSTVLAIAGIVFARPLLAALGGSPWVLEHGVGYTRVMMGGVVSILLLFLINAIFRGAGDAAIAMRTLALANGLNILLAPCLIFGLGPFPEMGVVGAAWATTLARSAGVLYQLFRLAQANGRLQVRREHVSLEPATMLAMVRLSGAGMVQALVTTSSWVVLVRIVSSFGSTALAGYTIAIRIVLFALLPAWGLGNAASTLLGQSMGAGDVARGEKAVWMAGRYNLIVLSTIGVVFFVFATPLMGVFTTDAAVVASGATALRIFSLSFVSCAYGMVLTSAFNGAGDTTTPTLIDLCCLWALELPLAWVLAHPFGLGEVGAYIAVPVAFAAMSASGIFLFRRGRWKTRVV, from the coding sequence ATGAGACCCGCACCCCTGGAAGAGACACCTCCGTCGGAGGCTTCATCCGCCGTCGAGGCCCCGGTGACGCCGGCCAAGGGCCTGTGGACGCTGGTGAAGGAAGCGCTGCACGGCACGGAGATGGACCTGACGCGGCTGCCCCTGCGGCGCGCCATCTTCCTGCTGGCCGTGCCCATGGTGCTGGAGATGTTGATGGAGTCGGTGTTCGCCGTGGTGGACGTCGCCTTCGTCGGCAGGCTCGGCGCGGAGGCGGTCGCCACGGTGGGCCTCACGGAGGGCATCCTCACCATCATCTACGCGGTCGGCATGGGGCTGAGCATCGGCGCCACGGCGATGGTGGCGCGGCGCATCGGGGAGAAGGACGCGGAGCGGGCGGCGCGCACGGCGGTGCAGGCGATTGGTCTGGGGGTGATGCTCTCCACGGTGCTGGCCATCGCGGGCATCGTCTTCGCCCGGCCGCTGCTGGCGGCGCTGGGCGGCTCGCCCTGGGTGCTGGAGCACGGCGTGGGCTACACGCGCGTGATGATGGGCGGCGTGGTGAGCATCCTGCTGCTCTTCCTCATCAACGCCATCTTCCGGGGCGCGGGTGACGCGGCCATCGCCATGCGCACGCTGGCGCTGGCCAACGGCCTCAACATCCTGCTCGCCCCGTGCCTCATCTTCGGCCTGGGCCCCTTCCCGGAGATGGGCGTGGTGGGCGCGGCGTGGGCCACCACCCTGGCGCGCAGCGCGGGCGTGCTCTACCAGTTGTTCCGGCTGGCGCAGGCGAACGGGCGGCTCCAGGTGCGGCGGGAGCACGTGTCGCTGGAGCCCGCGACGATGCTGGCGATGGTGCGCCTGTCGGGCGCCGGCATGGTGCAGGCGCTGGTGACGACGTCCAGTTGGGTGGTGCTGGTGCGCATCGTGTCGTCGTTCGGCAGCACGGCGCTGGCGGGCTACACCATCGCGATCCGCATCGTCCTGTTCGCGCTGCTGCCCGCGTGGGGCCTGGGCAACGCGGCGTCCACGCTGCTGGGGCAGAGCATGGGCGCGGGCGACGTGGCGCGGGGGGAGAAGGCGGTGTGGATGGCGGGCCGCTACAACCTCATCGTGCTGAGCACCATCGGCGTGGTGTTCTTCGTCTTCGCCACGCCGCTCATGGGGGTGTTCACGACGGACGCGGCGGTGGTGGCGTCGGGCGCCACGGCGCTGCGCATCTTCTCCCTGAGCTTCGTCTCCTGCGCGTACGGCATGGTGCTCACCTCCGCGTTCAACGGCGCGGGGGACACGACGACGCCCACGCTCATCGACCTGTGCTGCCTCTGGGCGCTGGAGCTGCCGCTGGCCTGGGTGCTGGCGCATCCGTTCGGTCTGGGCGAGGTGGGCGCGTACATCGCGGTGCCGGTGGCCTTCGCGGCGATGTCCGCGTCGGGCATCTTCCTGTTCCGGCGCGGGCGCTGGAAGACGCGCGTCGTGTAG
- a CDS encoding gamma carbonic anhydrase family protein: MSPSTATASPLPTVVGPHFTLASSARLLGTLQVGPGAVIARGAVVRSVGGSVTMGASSTVREDAVVVGTPERPAFLGEKSMLGPRALVIGARVGALCDIGDGAILMPGVTVGDRCVVGEGTVIPPGMTVPDGSVVFGRPGQVLRLLSAEDLARLQQRRGGDLSLTAPPLTSFSARDRAEDAPMGQLYAFRDRHPFVHPTATLFSSAEISGDVVVGAGAIIGAGVKITGDLNGPVRIGARVQILENTVLHLLPDTMLVLEEGVVVGPGCVLHACQLGAGTVVEPGAILCEGSHLGKGCHVSAGSLVKARAVFPDYALVEGFPAVQVGTRTSPPESPRWVLRPEDLPGLRRMG, translated from the coding sequence ATGAGTCCTTCGACAGCGACCGCTTCCCCCCTGCCCACCGTGGTGGGACCGCATTTCACGCTGGCCTCGTCCGCGCGCCTGCTGGGCACGCTCCAGGTCGGACCCGGGGCCGTGATTGCCCGGGGCGCCGTGGTGCGCTCGGTGGGGGGCTCCGTGACGATGGGCGCCTCCTCCACCGTGCGCGAGGACGCGGTGGTGGTGGGCACACCCGAGCGCCCGGCCTTCCTGGGAGAGAAGAGCATGCTGGGGCCCCGCGCGCTCGTCATTGGCGCCCGGGTGGGCGCGCTGTGTGACATTGGCGACGGCGCCATCCTGATGCCCGGCGTGACGGTGGGCGACCGCTGCGTGGTGGGTGAAGGCACGGTGATTCCTCCCGGCATGACGGTGCCGGACGGGTCGGTGGTGTTCGGCCGGCCCGGCCAGGTGCTGCGGCTGCTCTCCGCCGAGGACCTGGCCCGCCTGCAACAGCGCCGGGGCGGCGACCTCTCCCTCACTGCTCCACCGTTGACCTCTTTTTCCGCGCGGGACCGCGCCGAGGATGCCCCCATGGGCCAGCTCTACGCCTTTCGCGACCGTCACCCCTTCGTCCACCCCACCGCCACCCTCTTCTCCTCCGCGGAGATCTCCGGCGACGTCGTCGTCGGCGCGGGCGCCATCATCGGCGCGGGGGTGAAGATCACCGGTGATTTGAACGGCCCGGTCCGCATCGGGGCGCGGGTGCAGATCCTGGAGAACACGGTGCTGCACCTGCTGCCGGACACCATGCTGGTGCTGGAGGAGGGCGTGGTGGTGGGGCCGGGCTGCGTGCTGCACGCGTGCCAGCTGGGCGCGGGCACGGTGGTGGAGCCCGGCGCCATCCTCTGCGAGGGCAGTCACCTGGGCAAAGGCTGTCACGTGAGCGCCGGCAGCCTGGTGAAGGCCCGCGCGGTGTTCCCGGACTACGCGCTGGTGGAGGGCTTCCCCGCCGTGCAGGTGGGCACGCGCACGTCACCGCCGGAGTCGCCGCGCTGGGTGCTGCGCCCGGAGGACCTGCCGGGCCTGCGGCGCATGGGGTGA
- a CDS encoding GH3 family domain-containing protein, whose protein sequence is MLSATLAALSPSALRFRHALRAPEAAQEECLARVLRAVEGTAQAGRVAHFSRIRTAREFQDAVPVSTPDAMATDVERIARGEARVLTREPVLRFELSGGSSGASKRVPVTRGLLGEFQRALGPMLHEVLLRRPAVRAGPSYWSISPLGRKQHRTAGGIPVGSAEDSAWFPRPLQPLLSRVFAVPGAVGQAPHVEPCRYVTLWFLVRCADLSLVSVWNPSFLTLLMDALERHGERLAEDLERGTLRPPEHDADGVPLANTERAPGWESLVRGLQGTRDTTRAQVLRAALRDSAASARTLWPGLALLSMWTDAQAAHAVASARRRFEGVEVQGKGLLATEGVITLPLFDAPAPVLAVRSHFLEFMDPERPDARPLLAHELTVGRAYAVLLSTSGGLLRYRLGDLVRVEGFVHATPCLRFLGRADAVTDLVGEKLSAARVGTVLEATLDTPRPAFAMLAPEWGTPPAYRLFLETDLPDERLESLAAGVERALCEGHHYRYARELGQLGPVRAVRVEHGARRYEARCIALGQRAGDIKPVDLHRQTGWSEWFARGTT, encoded by the coding sequence ATGCTGTCCGCGACGCTGGCGGCGCTGAGCCCCTCCGCGTTGCGCTTTCGTCACGCGCTGCGGGCCCCTGAAGCGGCGCAGGAGGAGTGCCTCGCGCGGGTGCTCCGGGCGGTGGAAGGCACGGCCCAGGCAGGACGGGTGGCGCACTTCAGCCGCATCCGCACCGCGCGGGAGTTCCAGGACGCGGTGCCAGTGTCCACGCCAGATGCGATGGCCACGGATGTGGAGCGCATCGCCCGGGGCGAGGCCCGCGTGCTCACGCGCGAACCCGTGCTGCGCTTCGAGTTGTCGGGCGGCTCCTCCGGAGCGTCCAAGCGGGTGCCCGTGACACGCGGCCTGTTGGGCGAGTTCCAGCGCGCACTTGGGCCCATGCTGCACGAGGTGCTCCTGCGCCGGCCCGCGGTGCGAGCGGGTCCCAGCTACTGGTCCATCTCCCCGCTGGGCCGCAAGCAGCACCGGACCGCAGGCGGCATCCCGGTGGGCTCGGCCGAGGACAGCGCGTGGTTCCCGCGCCCGTTGCAGCCGCTGCTCTCGCGCGTCTTCGCCGTGCCGGGCGCGGTGGGACAGGCGCCGCACGTGGAGCCGTGCCGCTACGTGACGCTGTGGTTCCTGGTCCGGTGCGCGGACCTGTCCCTGGTGAGCGTGTGGAATCCCAGCTTCCTCACCCTGCTGATGGACGCGCTGGAGCGTCACGGCGAGCGGCTGGCCGAAGACCTGGAGCGCGGCACGCTGCGGCCTCCTGAACACGACGCGGACGGAGTGCCCCTGGCCAACACCGAGCGCGCACCGGGCTGGGAGTCCCTGGTGCGAGGCCTCCAGGGGACCAGGGACACGACCCGGGCCCAGGTGCTGCGAGCCGCCCTGCGAGACAGCGCAGCGTCCGCGCGCACGCTGTGGCCGGGGCTCGCGCTGTTGAGCATGTGGACGGACGCTCAGGCCGCGCACGCGGTGGCCTCCGCTCGTCGGCGCTTCGAAGGCGTGGAGGTGCAGGGCAAGGGCCTGCTCGCCACGGAGGGCGTCATCACGCTCCCGCTCTTCGACGCTCCCGCGCCCGTGCTCGCCGTGCGCAGCCACTTCCTGGAGTTCATGGATCCAGAGCGTCCGGACGCGCGTCCCCTCCTGGCGCACGAGCTGACGGTGGGCCGCGCCTATGCGGTACTGCTCTCCACGTCCGGCGGACTGCTGCGCTATCGACTGGGCGACCTCGTTCGGGTGGAGGGCTTCGTGCACGCGACCCCCTGCCTGCGCTTCCTGGGCCGCGCGGACGCGGTGACGGACCTGGTGGGAGAGAAGCTCTCCGCCGCGCGGGTGGGCACGGTGCTGGAAGCCACGCTGGACACACCGCGCCCCGCCTTCGCCATGCTCGCGCCGGAGTGGGGGACGCCTCCGGCCTACCGCCTCTTCCTGGAGACGGACCTGCCTGACGAACGCCTGGAGTCCCTGGCGGCGGGCGTGGAGCGCGCCCTGTGCGAAGGGCACCACTACCGGTATGCGCGGGAGCTGGGGCAGCTCGGGCCGGTGCGCGCGGTGCGGGTGGAGCACGGGGCCCGCCGCTACGAGGCCCGGTGCATCGCGCTGGGGCAACGCGCGGGGGACATCAAGCCCGTGGACCTGCACCGCCAGACGGGCTGGTCCGAGTGGTTCGCGCGAGGCACGACATGA